Proteins from one Sabethes cyaneus chromosome 2, idSabCyanKW18_F2, whole genome shotgun sequence genomic window:
- the LOC128735454 gene encoding uncharacterized protein LOC128735454, which translates to MAHRRFLLLEARLTKDQKLYADYKQFMQEFIDLGHMEQIGTFNPVELQSEKQYFLPHHAVKRPDSSTTKLRVVFDASAKTSNGKSLNDQLMVGPTLQPQLVDTLLRFRTYKVAVTSDVSKMFRQILVRKEDRRFQQILWRSSTKDEIGVYQLTTVTYGTASAPFLAVRTLMQICEDEAEQYPLAAEVGKKSVYVDDVLFGADTVEEARELKGQLAAMLEKAGFELHKWCSNSKEVLADIPEARLEQKVLLNKEGRTKTLGLTWQPDEDVFSFEVMSIAFDEGVPTKRTILSDISKLFDPLGLAGPVIMTGKLIMQELWKEKLNWDEPLEAGIENMWNEYRLQLQTMNTIRISRCVLPLLQTEFVELAGFCDASQKGYGACLYLRSRNSQGQISIRLLCSKSRVAPIKGNRTTILRLELCGARLLAQLADNVRRSLPVTVNRVRFWSDSTIALSWINTCPSKLDVFVSNRVAAIQQLSDPSEWCHVSTHDNPADLVSRGIMPQELHSSKLWWCGPPFLRKNDIVWPKGVQLVDPMQLPELIQVTAMPAVVERLHLFDNCSKYNIMLRVVARIKRMFQNRQRSAENQRRGEFSAEEMRYAKLTIVRLVQKESFPEVFAQLREEVTSKNHSLIPLSPFVDNHGLLRVGGRLSKSACSYDTKHQMILPKNHPVTGAIIRSFHESNIHAGIQVTLAATRREFWIIRGRSVVKQVIKSCVVCFKSNPRPIQQYMGDLPACRVEGQYPFYRVGIDLCGPVFLKQRNKRSTVEYKGWIVLYICLATKAIHLELVSELSTAAFLASFDRFVSRRGRPIAVWTDNGTNFVGAANLLKEWEKFFKSFDNQDDILRAYGNSVEWHFNPPEAPHFGGIWESNIRQTKVLLLKHTAAAALSFEEFSTVLCRIEAVLNARPLTPLSDDPEDFEALTPGHFLVFRSLNAVARPVVIDQRKHPRQRNEHITAIIQHFWNRWQSEYLSSLQVRYKWHKKVEVEVGQLVLIKKDNMPVQKWLLGRIIEVIPGTEGVVRVVDVKTENGILRRPVSKLCFLPIDPEQSFERDTFQRREDVQNNLIESASLQ; encoded by the coding sequence ATGGCTCACCGCAGGTTCCTTCTTTTGGAGGCGAGACTCACGAAGGATCAGAAACTTTACGCTGATTATAAACAATTTATGCAGGAGTTCATCGACCTGGGCCATATGGAACAAATTGGCACGTTCAACCCAGTAGAGTTGCAAtcggaaaagcaatattttttgccgCATCATGCTGTCAAACGCCCAGATAGTAGTACGACGAAACTCAGGGTGGTGTTCGATGCTTCGGCTAAAACTAGCAATGGAAAATCGCTGAATGATCAACTTATGGTGGGACCAACGTTGCAACCCCAGCTTGTCGATACGCTGCTTCGCTTTCGAACGTACAAGGTCGCGGTCACATCCGATGTTTCGAAAATGTTCCGACAAATTTTAGTACGCAAAGAAGATCGACGTTTCCAGCAGATTCTTTGGAGATCCAGTACCAAGGATGAAATCGGTGTTTATCAGTTAACGACAGTTACCTATGGTACTGCCAGCGCCCCGTTTTTGGCAGTCCGGACACTAATGCagatttgtgaagatgaagcAGAGCAGTATCCCCTTGCAGCAGAAGTTGGCAAGAAATCGGTATATGTCGACGATGTTTTATTCGGTGCTGATACGGTAGAGGAAGCACGAGAGTTGAAAGGGCAACTAGCTGCTATGCTCGAAAAGGCAGGATTCGAGTTGCATAAGTGGTGCTCAAATAGCAAAGAGGTGTTGGCTGATATTCCCGAAGCCAGGCTGGAGCAAAAGGTACTGCTGAACAAAGAAGGCCGAACTAAAACCCTTGGGTTAACTTGGCAACCCGATGAAGATGTATTCAGTTTCGAAGTTATGTCAATTGCCTTTGACGAAGGAGTACCGACCAAACGAACAATTCTCTCAGACATATCAAAGTTATTCGATCCACTTGGCCTAGCAGGACCAGTTATTATGACAGGTAAACTCATCATGCAAGAACTATGGAAAGAGAAACTAAATTGGGACGAGCCGCTGGAAGCTGGTATAGAAAACATGTGGAACGAGTATCGACTACAGTTACAGACGATGAACACAATTCGGATTAGTCGCTGTGTACTTCCATTGTTGCAAACAGAATTTGTAGAACTTGCTGGGTTCTGTGATGCATCGCAGAAGGGCTACGGAGCATGTTTGTACTTAAGGTCGCGAAATTCGCAAGGTCAAATCTCCATTCGTTTACTATGTTCAAAATCTCGCGTCGCACCTATCAAGGGAAATCGAACCACGATTCTGCGCCTAGAGCTATGTGGAGCTCGTTTGCTCGCTCAATTAGCAGATAATGTAAGACGATCCCTACCAGTTACCGTGAACCGAGTTCGTTTTTGGTCCGACTCCACTATTGCTCTCAGCTGGATCAACACTTGCCCCAGTAAACTGGATGTTTTTGTATCAAACCGTGTCGCTGCAATACAACAGCTGTCCGACCCAAGCGAATGGTGTCACGTCAGCACGCATGACAATCCGGCAGATTTGGTCTCACGTGGAATTATGCCCCAAGAGCTTCATTCATCTAAACTTTGGTGGTGTGGACCGCCATTCCTACGTAAAAACGATATCGTCTGGCCAAAGGGAGTGCAGCTGGTTGACCCCATGCAGCTGCCAGAATTGATCCAGGTTACCGCCATGCCCGCAGTGGTCGAAAGGCTGCATTTATTCGACAATTGCAGCAAGTACAACATAATGCTTCGAGTCGTCGCGCGTATCAAGCGCATGTTCCAGAATCGTCAGCGTAGTGCAGAGAATCAACGTCGTGGAGAGTTTAGTGCAGAGGAAATGCGATACGCCAAGCTTACAATTGTTCGTCTCGTCCAGAAGGAGAGCTTTCCGGAAGTATTCGCCCAATTACGAGAGGAGGTAACATCGAAGAACCATTCGCTAATACCGCTTTCTCCGTTTGTAGACAACCACGGACTACTGAGGGTCGGTGGACGTCTATCGAAATCGGCCTGCTCATATGATACTAAACACCAGATGATCCTTCCCAAGAACCATCCCGTCACAGGTGCAATCATCCGGTCTTTCCATGAGTCCAACATCCACGCCGGCATTCAGGTCACACTTGCTGCAACCAGAAGGGAATTTTGGATCATCAGAGGAAGAAGCGTGGTCAAGCAGGTCATCAAGAGCTGTGTCGTTTGTTTCAAGAGCAATCCCCGTCCAATTCAACAGTACATGGGTGATTTGCCAGCTTGCCGTGTGGAAGGACAGTATCCGTTTTATCGAGTCGGTATCGATCTCTGTGGACCAGTATTCTTGAAGCAGCGCAATAAACGTTCCACCGTCGAGTATAAAGGATGGATTGTGCTTTACATTTGTCTGGCAACAAAAGCGATCCACCTCGAGTTGGTCAGCGAGTTATCAACCGCAGCATTTTTGGCATCATTCGATCGTTTCGTTAGCCGTCGAGGTAGACCTATCGCAGTTTGGACCGACAACGGCACAAATTTTGTTGGCGCCGCTAATTTGTTGAAAGAATGGGAGAAGTTTTTTAAGAGTTTCGACAACCAAGACGACATTCTACGAGCCTACGGCAACAGTGTCGAGTGGCACTTCAATCCCCCAGAGGCACCGCACTTCGGCGGTATTTGGGAATCAAACATCCGTCAAACCAAGGTGTTATTGTTGAAGcatacagcagcagcagctctgAGTTTCGAAGAGTTCTCAACCGTTTTGTGTCGAATTGAAGCGGTTTTAAATGCGAGACCGCTCACCCCGCTATCGGACGATCCAGAGGATTTTGAGGCGTTAACTCCGGGACACTTTTTGGTATTTCGATCTTTGAACGCTGTCGCACGTCCCGTAGTCATCGATCAACGTAAGCATCCTAGGCAACGAAATGAACACATCACCGCTATCATTCAGCACTTCTGGAATCGTTGGCAATCGGAGTATCTTTCGTCGCTACAAGTACGATACAAGTGGCACAAGAAGGTAGAAGTCGAAGTAGGTCAACTTGTGCTCATCAAAAAGGACAACATGCCAGTTCAGAAATGGCTACTTGGCCGTATTATCGAGGTCATCCCTGGTACCGAAGGTGTTGTACGAGTCGTCGACGTCAAAACAGAGAATGGAATTTTGCGAAGACCTGTATCGAAGCTGTGCTTTCTACCCATCGACCCAGAGCAGAGTTTCGAAAGGGACACCTTTCAACGGCGGGAGGATGTTCAGAATAATCTGATCGAATCGGCATCACTGCAATAA